A genome region from Methylohalobius crimeensis 10Ki includes the following:
- a CDS encoding c-type heme family protein produces the protein MKNKIGVGIGAALLGMFIGGAGVSTAWSIQLKGGAKTPAPQATQSGTDDAVARTEKVVQMLDDLYKTAIVAITKHYVNSPADLSAATASKVLFQALEDKGHMETRLLGFTDVLINGENAPRDAFEEKARDQLLAGAPSYQEVAEEDGKRYLRVATTVPVVMEKCVMCHANFRDKEGAIGALAYKMPVLE, from the coding sequence ATGAAAAACAAGATTGGAGTCGGCATCGGCGCCGCCCTGTTGGGCATGTTCATCGGCGGGGCCGGCGTGAGCACGGCCTGGTCGATACAACTCAAAGGAGGCGCCAAGACCCCGGCGCCGCAGGCGACCCAAAGCGGCACCGACGACGCGGTAGCGCGTACCGAAAAAGTGGTGCAGATGCTCGACGATCTATACAAGACCGCTATCGTTGCGATCACCAAGCATTACGTCAACTCGCCCGCCGATCTGTCGGCGGCGACTGCGTCCAAGGTGCTGTTCCAAGCCTTGGAGGACAAAGGACATATGGAAACCCGTTTGCTGGGATTCACCGATGTGTTGATCAATGGAGAAAATGCCCCCCGGGACGCTTTCGAGGAGAAAGCCAGGGACCAACTCCTGGCGGGTGCGCCCAGCTATCAGGAAGTCGCCGAGGAAGACGGGAAGCGCTATCTGCGGGTGGCGACCACGGTTCCGGTGGTGATGGAGAAGTGCGTGATGTGTCACGCCAATTTCCGCGATAAGGAAGGTGCCATCGGCGCACTGGCCTACAAGATGCCCGTTTTGGAGTGA
- a CDS encoding cytochrome P460 family protein: MKIRSLFLLGLVLLTGSVTAAGTSVEYPEGFRTWYHVKSMVIQPGHPLEDPFGGIHHIYANYKALQGLKSGDYPDGAVLVFDLLDYQSSNNALVEGKRKLIGVMERDAERFAATGGWGFEGFGGGDPSKRLVTDGGQGCYGCHTSQKDSQFVFSKLRD, from the coding sequence ATGAAAATACGAAGTCTGTTCCTGTTGGGTTTGGTTCTATTGACTGGATCGGTAACCGCTGCGGGAACTTCAGTTGAATATCCCGAAGGTTTTCGCACTTGGTACCACGTCAAATCGATGGTGATCCAGCCGGGTCATCCCTTGGAGGACCCTTTCGGAGGCATTCATCACATCTATGCCAATTACAAGGCATTGCAGGGGTTGAAAAGCGGCGATTACCCTGATGGTGCGGTGTTGGTTTTCGATTTGCTCGATTATCAAAGTTCCAATAATGCGCTGGTGGAAGGAAAGCGCAAGCTGATCGGCGTCATGGAGCGGGATGCCGAACGTTTCGCCGCGACCGGTGGCTGGGGCTTTGAAGGCTTCGGGGGCGGCGATCCAAGCAAGCGCCTGGTGACCGACGGCGGTCAAGGGTGCTACGGCTGTCATACTTCGCAGAAAGACAGTCAATTTGTATTTTCAAAACTGAGAGACTGA
- a CDS encoding multiheme c-type cytochrome codes for MLLQLFSGLVLALAIAVPPAMAKVNTDPQQLIEQYRQEHPGKGKFGQHWDPIPIQRYWNPKDFYQPPDTIAGEVTREQCIACHQSVTPGFYHAWKDSTHAHLDRIRTLPKHDVRAYKKEKLAEVEKNLVRQGLLKEGEPLKEVGCIDCHGGVGKQKIRHDQDLRMPDRTACGTCHVEQFAQAESEKEQTWPQDQWPKGHPSHAVDWKANVENAIWAGMAEREIAQGCDMCHYQQNKCDGCHTRHSFSAAEARQPEACATCHNGVDHNEFENYLLSKHGTVYQTHKNQWNFEAPLKDALTKGGYTAPTCQLCHFEYEGEFSHNLVRKVRWGFNPTPAIADNLDHPWFEERKEAWVGTCNQCHSPRFARTYLETADKGILSGLKVEQEAKQVVQALYDDGLLVGQQSNRPTPPAPAEDAPGGFFQLFWAKGNNPSRVERIYADMWEHDLIKLYKGLVHANPGGFTYTEGWSPLMHDYTEIMDENTRLREAHGQTANVDGILHLSAISDLSLEKLRIPLGTALMVGGLVVIGRRKS; via the coding sequence ATGTTATTGCAGCTTTTTTCAGGACTCGTCCTAGCATTGGCCATAGCGGTCCCGCCCGCCATGGCCAAGGTGAATACCGACCCCCAACAGTTGATCGAGCAATACCGCCAGGAACATCCGGGTAAAGGCAAGTTCGGCCAGCATTGGGATCCGATCCCCATCCAGCGCTACTGGAATCCGAAGGACTTTTATCAGCCCCCCGACACCATCGCCGGCGAGGTCACCCGGGAGCAGTGTATCGCCTGCCACCAAAGCGTCACCCCGGGCTTCTATCACGCCTGGAAGGACAGCACCCACGCCCACTTGGATCGCATCCGGACCCTGCCCAAACACGACGTTCGTGCCTACAAAAAGGAAAAACTGGCGGAAGTTGAAAAAAACCTGGTGCGCCAGGGGCTGCTGAAGGAAGGCGAGCCGCTGAAAGAAGTCGGCTGCATCGACTGCCACGGCGGGGTGGGCAAACAAAAAATCCGCCACGATCAGGATCTCCGCATGCCGGATCGAACCGCGTGCGGTACCTGTCACGTGGAGCAATTCGCCCAGGCCGAATCGGAAAAGGAACAAACCTGGCCCCAGGATCAATGGCCCAAAGGGCACCCCTCCCACGCGGTGGACTGGAAGGCCAACGTGGAGAACGCCATCTGGGCCGGCATGGCCGAGCGCGAGATCGCGCAAGGTTGCGACATGTGCCACTATCAGCAAAACAAGTGCGACGGCTGCCATACCCGCCACAGCTTCTCCGCCGCCGAGGCGCGTCAGCCGGAAGCATGCGCCACTTGCCACAACGGCGTCGATCACAACGAATTTGAAAACTACCTGCTTTCCAAGCACGGTACCGTTTATCAAACTCATAAGAATCAATGGAACTTCGAAGCGCCTTTGAAGGACGCTCTGACCAAAGGCGGCTATACCGCCCCCACTTGTCAGTTGTGTCACTTCGAATATGAAGGCGAGTTTTCCCACAACCTGGTGCGCAAAGTGCGCTGGGGCTTCAACCCCACCCCGGCGATCGCGGATAATCTGGACCACCCCTGGTTCGAAGAGCGCAAGGAAGCCTGGGTCGGCACCTGCAATCAGTGTCACTCCCCCCGTTTCGCCCGCACCTATCTGGAAACCGCGGACAAGGGCATCCTCTCCGGCCTCAAGGTGGAACAGGAAGCCAAGCAAGTTGTCCAGGCGCTGTACGACGACGGTCTGCTGGTGGGTCAGCAAAGCAACCGCCCCACTCCGCCGGCACCCGCCGAGGACGCCCCGGGCGGCTTCTTCCAGCTGTTCTGGGCCAAGGGCAACAATCCCTCGCGCGTGGAAAGGATCTACGCCGACATGTGGGAGCACGACTTGATCAAGCTCTACAAGGGCCTGGTTCACGCCAATCCGGGCGGTTTCACCTATACCGAGGGCTGGTCGCCGCTGATGCACGACTACACCGAAATCATGGACGAGAATACTCGTCTGCGCGAAGCCCACGGCCAAACCGCCAACGTGGACGGCATCCTTCATCTATCCGCAATTTCCGATCTTTCCCTGGAAAAACTGCGGATACCCTTGGGGACCGCCTTGATGGTCGGCGGACTGGTAGTCATCGGACGGCGTAAATCCTGA
- a CDS encoding hydroxylamine oxidation protein HaoB, producing the protein MKRRYLVGGALLLAGAALLLSTLWPLSESWEEKRVSLSIPESLSGHYSPTEFERWELHQSDTGKRLTLHVARYRDEAGTPRQVLLPDPESRQWQSWMELGEFLRSKVESNALVLAWWDDGQRIDFFSGRRVWVLQPPAEAFSSAERDLWRRLSGDFGDAEGKLAQLARWFAQDSEQALEAIARLAPDAPLYLLVANGNLSHVNEIERLAGKKLPLEVRIFPATENLHGQIASVQRWAGEKGAGYLPQKVPGGIAAWRIARAPENTDEDSVPLLVRLLPFTTSLENPLSGLERVHQSSDGYLTLYRRR; encoded by the coding sequence ATGAAACGCCGTTATCTGGTAGGCGGCGCCTTGCTTCTGGCAGGCGCCGCCCTGCTTTTATCCACCCTCTGGCCGCTATCGGAATCGTGGGAGGAAAAGCGGGTCTCGCTCAGCATTCCCGAAAGCCTTTCCGGCCATTACTCCCCCACCGAGTTCGAACGCTGGGAGCTTCACCAATCCGACACCGGCAAGCGCTTGACCCTGCATGTGGCCCGTTATCGGGATGAGGCGGGTACGCCCCGGCAGGTCTTGCTGCCCGACCCCGAATCGCGCCAATGGCAAAGCTGGATGGAACTGGGCGAATTCTTGCGCTCCAAGGTGGAATCGAACGCCTTGGTGCTCGCCTGGTGGGACGACGGCCAAAGGATCGACTTTTTCAGCGGCCGCCGCGTCTGGGTATTACAACCACCAGCGGAAGCATTTTCGTCCGCCGAACGCGATCTTTGGCGCCGCTTGAGCGGCGATTTCGGCGATGCCGAAGGCAAACTGGCGCAGCTCGCCCGATGGTTCGCTCAAGATTCCGAGCAGGCGCTTGAGGCAATCGCCCGACTGGCGCCGGACGCCCCTCTTTATCTGCTGGTCGCAAACGGCAACCTGTCTCACGTGAACGAAATCGAACGCCTGGCGGGGAAAAAGCTGCCGCTCGAGGTCAGGATCTTTCCCGCCACCGAAAACCTCCACGGCCAAATCGCCTCGGTACAGCGCTGGGCCGGGGAAAAAGGCGCCGGGTATTTGCCCCAGAAAGTCCCCGGAGGCATCGCCGCCTGGCGGATCGCCCGGGCCCCGGAGAATACCGACGAAGACAGCGTGCCGCTCCTGGTACGGCTGCTGCCCTTCACCACCTCGCTGGAAAACCCCTTATCCGGCTTGGAAAGGGTCCACCAATCTTCGGATGGTTATTTGACCCTCTACCGACGCCGTTAG
- a CDS encoding Uma2 family endonuclease has translation MTANAAAFPRRHRISVEEYRRMGEAGIFTEDDRVELIEGEIIDMTPIGHQHAGLVNRLNRLLVMAADGRAVVSVQNPLRLSEQSEPQPDLALLKPRADDYRGAAATATDTLLVVEIADTSRDYDRTVKIPLYARHGIPEAWLIDLSGKVVEVYRDPSPDGYRDVRRHGREETIRPLLCPEVEIETAAIL, from the coding sequence ATGACAGCTAACGCCGCCGCGTTCCCCCGGCGCCACCGGATCTCCGTCGAGGAATATCGCCGCATGGGAGAGGCCGGGATTTTCACCGAAGACGACCGGGTGGAGCTTATCGAGGGGGAAATTATCGACATGACGCCGATCGGACATCAACACGCCGGCCTCGTGAACCGCTTGAACCGTTTGCTGGTAATGGCGGCAGACGGCCGGGCCGTGGTCTCGGTTCAAAACCCGCTCCGTTTGTCCGAACAATCCGAACCCCAGCCGGATCTGGCCTTACTGAAACCGCGCGCAGACGATTACCGGGGCGCTGCTGCGACCGCAACCGATACGCTGCTCGTCGTGGAAATAGCCGACACCTCCCGCGACTATGACCGGACCGTCAAAATCCCCCTTTACGCCCGGCACGGTATCCCGGAAGCCTGGTTGATCGATCTTTCGGGGAAAGTCGTCGAGGTTTACCGGGACCCTTCGCCCGACGGTTACCGGGATGTCAGGCGCCATGGGCGCGAGGAAACAATCCGGCCGCTGCTTTGCCCGGAGGTCGAGATCGAGACAGCGGCGATTTTATAG
- a CDS encoding ATP-binding protein yields the protein MSDQPARLTQVKASRFEALIEGAEPNSPTVEADNLCQLGHYVLIEQSDLRILASVHRSSVSDDGIHLGLIPLGEVDAEGTFQRGVRNYPTPGAGVRRVDADYLRQVFAKYRELGFELGQVSNRSEQLAYLNPSALFGRSFTILGQSGSGKSWTVASVIQQAVEAMPRAHIILLDLHGEYCWRGVQGQIHSSFREGTYRYVDARALEIPYWLMTYGELIDLLVDRSDSSASIQTAFLRETLYSLKKKEAERLEIGFVSIDAPIYFSLESLYQEFKAANEMRTDFGKTKGPLFGQFDEFLVKLQSRLNDVRYDFLLKPRRRDNSEALPKLLRDFVGLGEPRCQVTVIDLSGVPFDVRPAVSAQIGRLAFEFNYWNPRRREFPLLLLCEEAHAYIPREGGTRYEGTRRSMERIAKEGRKYGVGLGVVSQRPHELSETVLSQCGTFICLRLTNPDDQTYVRDLVPDAESDLVDVLPVLGRGEAMVMGEAVPLPTRLRVRRPDPAPHSQDVDYHTAWRDGPEDLDVEAIADRWRRQGRR from the coding sequence GTGTCAGATCAACCTGCCCGCCTCACCCAAGTGAAAGCCAGCCGTTTCGAGGCTCTGATCGAGGGGGCCGAGCCGAATTCGCCGACAGTCGAAGCCGACAATCTTTGCCAATTGGGCCATTATGTGCTGATCGAGCAATCCGATCTTCGCATTTTGGCGTCGGTCCACCGAAGTTCCGTCTCCGACGACGGCATTCATCTGGGATTGATTCCCCTGGGAGAGGTGGACGCCGAGGGAACTTTCCAGCGCGGCGTCCGCAACTATCCCACCCCCGGGGCCGGTGTCCGGCGCGTCGATGCCGACTATCTGCGGCAGGTGTTCGCCAAATACCGTGAATTGGGGTTTGAACTGGGGCAAGTGTCGAATCGCTCCGAGCAACTTGCCTATCTCAACCCCAGCGCCTTGTTCGGTCGCAGTTTCACGATTTTGGGGCAATCCGGTTCGGGTAAATCCTGGACCGTCGCCAGCGTGATTCAGCAAGCGGTCGAGGCGATGCCCCGGGCCCACATCATCCTTTTGGATCTGCACGGAGAATACTGCTGGCGGGGCGTGCAGGGGCAAATCCATTCGTCCTTCCGGGAAGGGACCTACCGATACGTCGACGCCCGGGCCTTGGAAATCCCCTATTGGCTGATGACCTACGGCGAGTTGATCGATCTCTTGGTCGACCGGTCCGACAGTTCCGCTTCCATTCAAACGGCCTTTCTTCGGGAAACGCTGTACAGTTTGAAGAAGAAGGAAGCCGAGCGTCTGGAGATCGGTTTTGTCTCCATCGACGCGCCCATCTATTTTTCCTTGGAGTCGCTGTACCAGGAGTTCAAGGCCGCCAACGAGATGCGTACCGATTTCGGCAAGACCAAGGGGCCGTTGTTCGGACAATTCGACGAGTTTCTGGTGAAGCTCCAGAGCCGCCTCAACGATGTGCGCTACGATTTTTTGCTCAAACCCCGGCGGCGCGACAATTCCGAGGCATTGCCGAAGCTGTTGCGCGATTTCGTGGGATTGGGCGAGCCTCGTTGCCAGGTGACCGTCATCGACCTGAGCGGCGTGCCTTTCGACGTGCGTCCGGCGGTGTCGGCCCAAATTGGACGGTTGGCTTTCGAATTCAATTACTGGAACCCGCGGCGACGCGAATTCCCCTTGCTTTTGTTGTGCGAAGAAGCCCACGCTTATATTCCCCGCGAGGGTGGTACTCGCTATGAAGGTACCCGGCGGTCGATGGAACGGATCGCCAAGGAGGGACGTAAATATGGAGTCGGGTTGGGGGTAGTCAGCCAACGTCCCCACGAGCTCTCCGAAACCGTCCTGTCTCAATGCGGTACGTTCATCTGCCTGCGCCTGACCAACCCCGACGATCAAACCTATGTGCGCGATCTGGTGCCCGATGCCGAAAGCGATTTGGTGGACGTGTTGCCGGTATTGGGGCGGGGTGAGGCCATGGTGATGGGGGAAGCGGTACCTTTACCCACCCGGCTTCGGGTTCGGCGCCCCGATCCCGCGCCCCACAGCCAGGACGTCGATTATCACACCGCTTGGCGCGACGGCCCCGAGGATTTGGATGTGGAGGCCATCGCCGACCGCTGGCGGCGCCAGGGCCGGCGTTGA
- a CDS encoding NfeD family protein — translation MSACLFLFLIGGEGIVSGATANGENTGEVYLVTIDSTINPGTLGLLEHAIETAETHRAGALIVQIDTPGGLLSATRDMVSAISESEVPVIGYVAPAGASATSAGAFILLATHVAAMHTGTNVGASSPVAGDGSDVGGTLGKKIMNDTRAFMRSIAAKQGRNADVAERFVSEALSLSASEAKQDKIVDLIADSIPDLLAQAEGREVRVNGKKYVLALSGTTVHPVAPRLIDRLLIHIAHPQVAHLLISLGTLGVYIEILSPGLGFPGVFGAVAVILGLVGVQTLPVNMGFLILLFLGIAFMVAEYFVAGFGVLGIGGAIAFILGSLNLFDVPSSADYQREILSLSIAVAAAILLTTWLVSRSLTGAPRTRQMAGKTGEAMVSFDQRGHVLIEDERWPAETLEPLHRGDRIVVVERKGDGYLTVKKR, via the coding sequence ATGAGCGCCTGCTTGTTTCTGTTTTTGATCGGAGGCGAGGGCATCGTTTCCGGGGCGACCGCAAATGGAGAAAATACCGGCGAAGTTTACCTGGTGACCATCGACTCCACCATCAATCCGGGTACCCTCGGCTTGCTGGAGCATGCCATCGAAACCGCCGAGACCCATCGGGCCGGCGCTCTGATCGTGCAAATCGATACCCCGGGGGGATTGCTGAGCGCCACCCGGGATATGGTTAGCGCCATTTCCGAATCCGAAGTGCCGGTGATCGGTTATGTCGCTCCGGCCGGTGCAAGCGCCACCTCGGCAGGCGCCTTCATCTTGCTGGCCACCCACGTCGCGGCGATGCATACGGGCACCAATGTGGGGGCCTCCTCGCCGGTGGCTGGCGACGGCAGCGATGTCGGCGGCACCTTGGGCAAGAAAATCATGAACGACACCCGCGCTTTCATGCGCAGCATCGCCGCCAAACAAGGACGCAACGCCGACGTCGCCGAACGCTTCGTCTCCGAAGCACTCAGCCTATCCGCTTCGGAGGCCAAGCAGGACAAGATCGTCGATTTGATCGCCGACAGTATTCCGGATTTGCTCGCTCAGGCGGAGGGGCGCGAGGTGCGCGTGAACGGAAAAAAATACGTGCTGGCCTTATCCGGCACGACAGTTCATCCGGTGGCCCCCCGCCTCATCGATCGCCTGTTGATCCATATCGCCCACCCTCAAGTGGCGCATTTGCTGATCTCCTTGGGGACTTTGGGGGTTTACATCGAGATCTTGAGCCCCGGTTTGGGTTTTCCCGGCGTGTTCGGCGCGGTTGCCGTGATTCTGGGGCTGGTGGGCGTGCAAACCTTGCCGGTCAATATGGGATTTTTGATCCTACTATTTTTGGGGATCGCCTTCATGGTCGCCGAGTATTTCGTCGCCGGTTTCGGGGTACTGGGAATCGGCGGGGCGATCGCTTTTATCCTCGGCAGCCTGAACTTATTCGATGTGCCGTCATCGGCGGATTATCAACGCGAAATTCTGTCCCTCAGCATCGCCGTGGCCGCCGCGATCTTGCTGACCACTTGGTTGGTCTCGCGGAGTTTGACCGGAGCTCCCCGTACCCGGCAGATGGCGGGCAAAACCGGAGAAGCGATGGTGAGTTTCGATCAACGGGGCCATGTGCTGATCGAAGATGAGCGCTGGCCCGCCGAGACATTAGAGCCTTTGCACCGGGGCGACAGAATTGTCGTCGTGGAACGGAAAGGCGATGGATACTTGACCGTAAAAAAACGATAG
- a CDS encoding SPFH domain-containing protein, with product MSGINLIDLFNFAVWGILFLAIVVQLFRSIRIVSTRTALIVERLGKYQATLGPGFHVLMPFIDVVTATQDLREETIDVPPQECFSKDEVKVEVDGVIYMSVSDPVKATYGVTDYRFAAMQLAQTTTRSVIGTLDLDKTFEERDMISQAVVDTLNRAGQGWGVHVHRYEIKNIKPPATVQDAMEKQVNAEREKRAILAGAEGDKQSRISTSEGTMRELINLSEGERQRLINEAEGRAAEILALAGATAASIEKIGGALVQEGGEQAIKLKLSEKLIGNIEHLADRDTSVIFPANLTDMDQLLQALGLRIEEKST from the coding sequence ATGTCCGGTATCAATCTGATCGACCTGTTCAACTTTGCGGTCTGGGGGATTCTTTTCCTCGCCATCGTGGTGCAGCTGTTCCGTTCCATCCGGATCGTGTCCACTCGAACCGCCTTGATCGTCGAGCGGCTAGGTAAATACCAGGCCACCCTGGGGCCCGGATTTCATGTATTGATGCCGTTTATCGACGTGGTCACGGCGACTCAGGACTTGCGCGAAGAGACCATCGACGTGCCGCCGCAAGAGTGCTTTTCCAAGGATGAGGTCAAGGTCGAAGTGGACGGCGTGATCTATATGTCCGTGTCCGATCCCGTCAAGGCGACCTATGGGGTGACCGACTATCGGTTCGCAGCCATGCAGCTCGCACAAACCACCACCCGCTCGGTCATCGGCACCTTGGATTTGGATAAAACCTTCGAAGAGCGCGACATGATCAGCCAGGCGGTGGTGGATACCCTCAATCGAGCCGGTCAAGGTTGGGGGGTTCATGTGCATCGTTACGAAATCAAAAACATCAAGCCCCCGGCCACCGTCCAAGACGCCATGGAAAAACAAGTCAACGCCGAACGCGAAAAGCGCGCCATCCTGGCCGGCGCCGAGGGGGACAAGCAAAGCCGCATCAGCACTTCGGAAGGGACGATGCGGGAATTGATTAACTTATCCGAGGGCGAACGCCAGCGGCTGATCAACGAGGCCGAAGGGCGGGCGGCCGAAATTCTGGCGCTGGCCGGCGCCACCGCCGCATCGATCGAGAAAATCGGCGGCGCGCTGGTGCAGGAGGGGGGCGAACAGGCCATCAAGCTCAAGCTTTCGGAAAAGCTGATCGGCAATATCGAGCATCTGGCCGACCGGGATACCTCGGTCATTTTCCCGGCGAATTTGACCGATATGGATCAGTTGTTGCAGGCCTTGGGGCTTCGCATCGAGGAAAAATCGACTTGA
- a CDS encoding SPFH domain-containing protein, producing MLTALTVFILLAGIILYKLMVIVPMRQQCVLERFGNFKAVLEPGFHIVVPFLDKVAYRHEMREQVLDIPAQMCITKDNIQVAVDGLIYLKVMDAKRASYGIGDYRVASVNLAQTTMRSEIGKLTLGDTFYERDKLNESIVREIDKASDPWGIKVLRYELKNITPSPEVVHTLEKQMEAERAKRAEITLAKAERESKILISEGHRQEAINISEGEKQKRINESIGRAREIEILAAASAEGLTKVARAIQKPGGEAAVKMRLVEEFLEKMGKVMQEADVSVLPADLANLKGILASINQNVSSTTLRGEG from the coding sequence ATGTTGACCGCATTGACCGTGTTCATTTTATTGGCCGGCATCATCCTCTATAAGTTGATGGTGATCGTTCCCATGCGCCAGCAATGTGTGCTCGAGCGCTTCGGCAACTTCAAGGCGGTGCTGGAACCGGGTTTTCACATCGTGGTGCCCTTTTTGGATAAGGTGGCTTATCGGCACGAAATGCGCGAGCAGGTATTGGATATTCCCGCGCAAATGTGCATTACCAAAGACAATATTCAGGTCGCCGTGGACGGTTTGATTTACCTCAAGGTGATGGACGCCAAGCGGGCCAGTTACGGGATCGGCGATTATCGCGTCGCCAGCGTCAATCTGGCTCAGACCACCATGCGTTCGGAGATCGGCAAGCTGACCTTGGGAGACACCTTTTACGAACGGGATAAATTGAACGAATCGATCGTGCGGGAGATCGACAAGGCCTCCGACCCCTGGGGGATCAAGGTGCTCCGCTACGAACTCAAAAACATCACTCCTTCCCCCGAAGTCGTGCATACCCTGGAAAAGCAAATGGAAGCCGAGCGGGCCAAGCGGGCGGAAATCACTCTGGCCAAGGCCGAGCGGGAGTCCAAGATTTTGATTTCGGAAGGCCATCGCCAGGAGGCGATCAACATCTCCGAAGGGGAAAAACAAAAGCGCATCAACGAATCCATCGGCCGCGCTCGGGAGATTGAGATTCTGGCGGCGGCCTCGGCGGAGGGCCTGACGAAGGTGGCCCGAGCCATTCAAAAGCCGGGCGGGGAAGCGGCCGTGAAAATGCGCTTGGTGGAAGAATTCCTGGAGAAAATGGGCAAAGTGATGCAGGAGGCCGACGTGTCCGTTCTGCCCGCCGATCTGGCCAATCTCAAAGGGATTCTTGCCTCGATCAATCAAAACGTCTCATCCACCACTTTGCGGGGAGAAGGCTAA
- a CDS encoding NfeD family protein: MSNTDLFLIWLIGGAVLMLLEFILPGGIVFFLGLGATLVSVLLYTGLIEGWLEAFTTWFIGSLALLFGLRGVVQKFIPAQVSKAKTDEDLDAYNQIVEVCERIPAQGEGRIAFRGSTWTARNYHQDGDLEAGTPVRIIYRDNLVWYVEANDEEPANLK; encoded by the coding sequence ATGTCGAACACCGACCTTTTTCTCATTTGGCTCATCGGCGGCGCGGTGCTGATGTTGTTGGAGTTTATCTTGCCTGGAGGTATCGTTTTTTTCTTGGGCCTCGGGGCGACGCTGGTTTCCGTGTTGTTGTACACGGGGCTGATCGAAGGGTGGCTAGAGGCGTTCACCACCTGGTTCATCGGTTCCCTGGCCTTGCTGTTCGGGCTGAGAGGCGTCGTCCAGAAGTTTATCCCGGCCCAAGTGAGCAAGGCGAAAACCGATGAAGACCTGGACGCCTATAATCAAATTGTCGAAGTCTGTGAGCGGATTCCCGCTCAAGGCGAAGGCCGCATCGCTTTCCGGGGGAGCACCTGGACGGCTCGCAATTATCACCAAGATGGAGACCTGGAGGCGGGAACGCCGGTTCGGATCATCTATCGCGACAACCTGGTTTGGTATGTGGAAGCGAACGATGAAGAACCTGCTAACCTTAAATAA
- a CDS encoding AI-2E family transporter produces the protein MDDGNRWLITIAALVVVIAGLQAAADILVPMLLSVFIAIICWPMVDWLYRHKVPAWLAILIVVMGLLVLMTLVGVFVGKSIDNFVGNLPYYQTRLQANTAGLLVWLTEIGFEFSREQVGAYLNAGRLMQLAGTMLTALTGAFANTALILFYVTFMFLEAFILPAKLQGIIGDSSMAVRFEGFFVNLRRYLRLKTLISLGTGVTVALWLLILGVDYPILWGAVAFVLNFIPNIGSFIAGIPAVLLALVQLGLGGAVYTALGYVGINTVIGGLIDPRVVGKGLGLSTLVVFVSLIFWGWVLGPVGMFLSVPITVICKMFLEDNPRTFWIAILLGPAREIDPPARKREE, from the coding sequence ATGGATGACGGTAACCGTTGGCTGATCACGATAGCGGCGTTGGTGGTGGTGATCGCGGGGCTGCAAGCGGCGGCCGATATTTTGGTGCCCATGCTGTTGTCCGTGTTCATCGCCATTATCTGCTGGCCGATGGTGGATTGGCTGTATCGGCACAAGGTTCCGGCATGGCTGGCGATTCTGATCGTGGTGATGGGCTTGTTGGTGCTGATGACGCTGGTGGGTGTATTCGTGGGCAAATCCATCGACAACTTCGTCGGCAATCTGCCTTATTACCAAACGCGGCTGCAAGCCAATACCGCCGGATTGTTGGTTTGGTTGACCGAAATCGGGTTCGAGTTTTCCCGGGAACAGGTGGGCGCCTATCTGAATGCCGGCCGCTTGATGCAGTTGGCCGGCACCATGTTGACCGCCCTTACCGGGGCGTTTGCCAATACCGCATTGATCCTGTTTTATGTCACCTTCATGTTCCTGGAAGCTTTCATTCTGCCGGCGAAGCTGCAGGGGATCATCGGCGATTCGAGCATGGCGGTTCGTTTCGAAGGATTTTTCGTCAACCTGCGCCGCTATTTGCGACTGAAAACCCTCATCAGCTTGGGAACCGGTGTGACAGTGGCATTGTGGCTGCTTATTTTGGGGGTGGATTATCCGATCCTGTGGGGGGCGGTGGCCTTCGTGCTGAATTTCATTCCCAACATCGGGTCGTTTATCGCCGGTATTCCCGCGGTATTGCTCGCCTTGGTCCAGCTCGGATTGGGCGGAGCGGTTTACACGGCTCTCGGTTACGTAGGGATCAATACCGTGATCGGCGGTCTCATCGATCCCCGGGTGGTGGGGAAAGGATTGGGGCTGTCCACTTTGGTGGTGTTTGTGTCGTTGATTTTCTGGGGTTGGGTGCTGGGGCCGGTGGGGATGTTCCTGTCGGTTCCGATTACGGTCATCTGCAAGATGTTTTTGGAAGACAATCCCCGGACTTTCTGGATTGCGATCCTCTTGGGTCCCGCCCGGGAAATCGATCCGCCTGCTCGGAAGCGGGAAGAATAA